A section of the Acidimicrobiales bacterium genome encodes:
- a CDS encoding phosphoribosyltransferase family protein → MTGAPGFLDRADAGRRLGELLAGRSNLIEPLVVGLPRGGVPVAAEVAQILAAPLDVILVRKLGVPGQPELAMGAIGEDYVTIVDAEMLAMAHVSEEALAAVEARERGELAARSQRLRGSIRRRRLRGRTIVIVDDGLATGSTARAACSVARAEGARRVVLAVPVAPAGWTDRLGPTADDYVAVYEPLDFGAVGQFYADFTQVSDDEVVAALTSPGGTR, encoded by the coding sequence GTGACGGGCGCGCCGGGCTTCCTCGACCGCGCCGATGCCGGGCGTCGGCTCGGGGAGCTGCTGGCGGGCCGCTCCAATCTGATCGAACCGCTCGTCGTCGGCCTCCCGAGGGGTGGGGTCCCCGTCGCAGCCGAGGTCGCGCAGATCCTCGCGGCGCCCCTCGACGTGATCCTGGTGCGCAAGCTCGGCGTCCCCGGACAGCCCGAACTGGCCATGGGCGCAATCGGCGAGGACTACGTCACGATCGTGGACGCGGAGATGCTGGCCATGGCCCACGTGTCCGAGGAAGCCCTCGCGGCGGTCGAGGCACGCGAGCGTGGCGAGCTCGCCGCGAGGTCGCAGCGTCTACGTGGCTCGATACGCCGGCGGCGGCTCCGGGGTCGCACCATCGTGATCGTCGACGACGGACTCGCCACCGGTTCGACCGCGCGCGCTGCGTGCTCGGTCGCCCGGGCGGAAGGCGCACGTCGGGTCGTTCTGGCGGTGCCTGTGGCCCCGGCGGGATGGACCGATCGGCTCGGTCCCACGGCCGACGACTACGTCGCCGTCTACGAGCCTCTCGACTTCGGTGCGGTGGGTCAGTTCTACGCGGATTTCACCCAGGTCAGCGACGACGAGGTCGTCGCCGCACTCACATCGCCGGGAGGCACCCGATGA
- a CDS encoding carbon-nitrogen hydrolase family protein, producing MIQTVKVAAVQATPVFLDREATTAKACDLLADAAANGADLVVFPEAFIPAYPDWVWRTRPWADGPAAWYDRLHDNAVAIPGPSTEVLAEAARAAGTYVAIGVNEIDAAGGTIYNTLLFIDPHGELIGRHRKLMPTGGERLVWGTGDGSGLRVYETPFGNLGGLICWENYMPLARAALYGQGIDIHVAPTWDNSEEWVPTLRHIAKEGGCHVIGVTPFLRGSDVPDDIEGRDEIYGGDEDVMSRGNTTIVGAGGAIVAGPLTGEEGIVYADLDTAAPRRQRRHFDAVGHYARPDVLRLVVDRSSRSAATYRDSGEVGGPGDGPGDGAASDPVRS from the coding sequence ATGATCCAGACCGTAAAGGTCGCTGCAGTTCAGGCGACTCCCGTCTTCCTCGACCGCGAGGCCACCACCGCCAAGGCGTGCGATCTCCTGGCCGACGCGGCCGCCAACGGAGCGGACCTCGTCGTCTTCCCCGAGGCGTTCATCCCCGCCTACCCGGACTGGGTGTGGCGCACCCGCCCGTGGGCCGACGGCCCGGCCGCGTGGTACGACCGGCTCCACGACAATGCCGTCGCCATTCCCGGTCCGAGCACCGAGGTGCTCGCAGAGGCGGCGCGCGCAGCGGGCACGTACGTGGCCATCGGTGTCAACGAGATCGATGCCGCCGGCGGGACCATCTACAACACGCTGTTGTTCATCGACCCTCATGGCGAGCTCATCGGCCGCCACCGCAAACTCATGCCGACCGGCGGGGAGCGGCTCGTGTGGGGTACCGGCGACGGATCCGGCCTGCGGGTGTATGAGACGCCGTTCGGCAACCTCGGTGGGCTCATCTGCTGGGAGAACTACATGCCACTGGCCCGCGCTGCCCTCTACGGGCAGGGGATCGACATCCATGTGGCGCCGACCTGGGACAACAGCGAGGAGTGGGTCCCGACGCTGCGCCACATCGCGAAGGAGGGCGGCTGTCATGTGATCGGCGTCACGCCGTTCCTGCGGGGATCCGACGTTCCCGACGACATCGAGGGTCGCGACGAGATCTACGGCGGCGACGAGGACGTCATGTCACGGGGGAACACGACGATCGTCGGCGCGGGTGGAGCGATCGTCGCCGGCCCGCTGACCGGTGAGGAGGGAATCGTCTACGCCGACCTCGACACCGCAGCGCCCCGCAGGCAGCGTCGGCACTTCGACGCGGTGGGGCACTACGCCCGGCCCGACGTGCTGCGCCTGGTCGTCGACCGTTCGTCGCGTTCGGCTGCGACCTACCGGGACTCCGGTGAGGTTGGCGGTCCGGGTGACGGCCCCGGAGACGGCGCAGCTTCCGACCCCGTCAGATCGTGA